In a genomic window of Colius striatus isolate bColStr4 chromosome 2, bColStr4.1.hap1, whole genome shotgun sequence:
- the LOC104563518 gene encoding cytochrome P450 2K1, translated as MDWSTSMGLVLILTFLYILKVGGFWNNHRNKNFPPGPRPLPIIGNLHLFDLKRPYRTYLQLSKIYGPVFSVQMGLRKIVVISGYETVKEALVNQADAFSERPKIPVFEDLTRGNGVVFAHGENWKVMRRFTLTTLRDFGMGKRVIEDRIVEEYRHLADIIESQEGKPFDASKMINAAVANIIVSILLGKRFDYKDSRFVRLQDLTNESMRLAGKPLVTVYNIFPHLGFLLRANKNLLRNRDEFHAYVQVTFVEHLKTLDKNDQRSFIDAFLVKQQEEKSTTNGYFHNGNLLSLVSNLFTAGVETISTTLNWGFLLMLKYPEIQRKVQEEIERVIGSNPPRIEHRTQMPYTDAVIHEIQRFANILPLDLPHETAADVTLKGYFIPKGTYIIPLLASVLQDKSQWEKPDMFYPEHFLDANGKFVKKDAFMPFSAGRRICAGETLAKMELFLFFTSLLQRFTFHPPPGVSVSDLDLSPAISFNVIPKPYKMCAVARF; from the exons ATGGATTGGAGCACTTCTATGGGTCTAGTGCTCATCCTGACTTTTCTATATATTCTGAAAGTGGGAGGCTTCTGGAATAACCACAGGAACAAGAATTTTCCCCCAGGACCAAGACCATTACCTATCATCGGAAATCTGCATTTATTTGATTTGAAGAGACCCTACAGGACTTATCTACAG CTGTCAAAAATATATGGTCCAGTCTTCAGTGTTCAGATGGGGCTACGGAAAATAGTAGTGATTTCTGGGTATGAGACAGTGAAAGAAGCTCTCGTAAACCAGGCAGATGCATTTTCAGAGAGACCTAAAATCCCAGTCTTTGAAGATTTGACCAGAGGAAATG GGGTTGTTTTTGCTCATGGTGAGAACTGGAAAGTGATGCGAAGATTTACTCTCACAACCTTACGAGACTTTGGAATGGGAAAAAGGGTCATTGAGGATCGCATTGTGGAGGAGTATAGGCATCTGGCAGACATCATTGAGTCACAAGAAG GAAAGCCCTTTGATGCTAGCAAAATGATTAATGCAGCAGTTGCTAACATAATTGTGTCAATATTACTTGGAAAACGATTTGACTACAAAGACTCCAGGTTTGTGAGACTTCAAGATTTGACCAATGAAAGCATGAGGCTTGCTGGGAAGCCTTTGGTTACG GTGTACAACATCTTCCCACACCTTGGATTCCTCCTAAGGGCTAACAAGAATCTTCTCCGAAACAGAGATGAATTCCATGCTTATGTGCAAGTTACTTTTGTAGAACATCTCAAAACCCTGGACAAAAATGATCAAAGAAGTTTTATTGATGCTTTCCTGGTTAAGCAGCAGGAG gaaaaatccACTACCAATGGATATTTTCACAATGGCAACTTGCTAAGCTTGGTGAGCAATTTGTTTACTGCTGGTGTTGAGACAATTTCCACCACCCTAAACTGGGGCTTTCTGTTGATGCTAAAGTACCCTGAAATACAGA GAAAGGTCCAAGAAGAGATAGAGAGAGTGATAGGGTCAAACCCCCCACGAATCGAACATCGAACTCAGATGCCATATACAGATGCTGTCATCCATGAAATTCAGAGATTTGCTAATATCCTGCCTTTGGATTTGCCTCATGAGACTGCTGCAGATGTCACTCTCAAAGGCTATTTCATTCCTAAG GGAACCTACATCATCCCCTTACTGGCCTCTGTCCTGCAAGACAAATCACAATGGGAGAAACCAGACATGTTCTATCCTGAGCACTTTCTTGATGCCAATGGAAAATTTGTGAAGAAAGATGCTTTCATGCCTTTTTCAGCAG GACGGAGGATCTGTGCTGGTGAGACACTTGCCAAAATGGaactcttcctcttcttcacaAGCCTCCTGCAGAGGTTCACCTTCCACCCTCCTCCTGGGGTTTCTGTATCAGATCTGGACCTCAGCCCTGCTATTTCTTTTAATGTCATCCCCAAACCCTATAAAATGTGTGCTGTAGCACGTTTCTAG
- the RHAG gene encoding ammonium transporter Rh type A, with product MPPDLNTNMRFKFSILALLLEVVIIVLFGIFVEYDHRRKNPEILYPVFQDVHVMIFVGFGFLMTFLKKYGFSGVGINMLIAAFGLQWGTLMQGFWHMEEGKIHIDVKSMINADFSTATALISFGAVLGKTSPVQMLILTILEVTIFACNEHLVTNILQATDVGASMTIHAFGAYFGLAVTLILYRPGLKNKHENEESTYHSDLFAMIGTLFLWLFWPSFNSAIASEQNHQITAIINTYYSLAACTVVTFALSSLVDQRGKFSMVLIQNATLAGGVAVGTCADLLIKPFGAMFIGSIAGIVSVLGFHFLTPLLASKLCIQDTCGVHNLHGLPGIMGGIASIIVTAIQGEERQGVHLTPAMQAAALGCTLGIALVGGALTGGILKLPFLGQASDQNCFDDSVYWEVPEEEKPHEIPSNNYDEHSRFQAIM from the exons ATGCCTCCAGACCTGAATACCAACATGAGGTTCAAGTTCTCGATCCTGGCTCTTCTTCTGGAAGTGGTCATCATTGTTTTGTTCGGGATATTTGTGGAATATGAccacaggagaaaaaacccGGAAATTTTGTACCCAG TCTTTCAGGATGTCCATGTGATGATATTTGTTGGATTTGGTTTCCTGATGacatttctgaagaaatatGGATTCAGTGGTGTTGGTATCAACATGCTCATTGCTGCCTTTGGTCTCCAATGGGGAACCCTGATGCAAGGATTTTGGCACATGGAAGAAGGGAAAATTCATATAGATGTCAAAAG CATGATAAATGCAGACTTCAGTACAGCAACTGCTTTGATTTCATTTGGAGCTGTCCTGGGGAAAACAAGTCCTGTTCAGATGTTGATCTTGACAATCCTGGAGGTCACGATCTTTGCATGCAACGAACATCTAGTTACAAATATACTTCAG GCCACAGATGTTGGAGCCTCAATGACTATCCATGCTTTTGGAGCATATTTTGGTTTAGCCGTGACCCTAATCTTATATCGTCCtggtttgaaaaacaaacatgaaaatgaAGAATCTACCTATCATTCAGACTTATTTGCCATGATTG GTACCCTGTTCCTTTGGCTTTTTTGGCCCAGTTTTAACTCTGCTATTGCATCTGAACAAAATCACCAGATTACAGCAATTATCAACACTTATTATTCCCTGGCTGCATGTACTGTCGTAACATTTGCCCTCTCCAGCCTGGTGGATCAAAGGGGCAAATTCAGTATG GTTCTCATTCAAAATGCCACCCTGGCAGGAGGAGTAGCAGTGGGTACCTGTGCTGACCTGCTAATCAAACCTTTTGGTGCCATGTTCATTGGGAGTATTGCTGGAATTGTCTCTGTCCTTGGGTTCCACTTCCTGACC CCTTTGTTGGCATCCAAGCTGTGCATTCAAGACACTTGTGGAGTTCATAATTTACATGGTTTACCTGGAATAATGGGAGGTATTGCCAGCATCATAGTAACTGCGATACAAGGGGAAGAGAG GCAAGGTGTCCACCTTACTCCTGCCATgcaggctgctgccctgggctgtaCACTTGGAATTGCACTGGTGGGTGGAGCATTGACAG GTGGTATTCTAAAGCTGCCTTTCTTGGGACAAGCATCTGACCAGAACTGCTTTGATGACTCTGTTTATTGGGAG GTTCCAGAAGAGGAGAAACCACATGAAATTCCCTCCAACAACTATGATGAGCACAGCAGATTTCAAGCCATTATGTAG